One stretch of Oncorhynchus keta strain PuntledgeMale-10-30-2019 chromosome 18, Oket_V2, whole genome shotgun sequence DNA includes these proteins:
- the LOC118396958 gene encoding olfactory receptor 1D2-like has product MENSTKVKFFYLFGLQETFINKSVYFTLFLITYLLIITVNLTLIITIIQEKGLHEPMYIFLCSLCVNGLYGTAGFYPKLLLDLQSDVQVISYGGCFTQAYVIYTSVMCELSTLTVMSYDRYVAICRPLLYHNIVTSLTIRKLLLLSWCYPLFIALIAVSLAVRIPLCGSRIDKIFCDIPSTLKHACLPITINQNLNKFVIVVHVLQILFIVFSYCQIVRTCIKSSKGRIKFTQTCVPHLLTMVIFITVTLFDTLQGWNSSINITLNMRNAMAIQFLVIPPVFNPLIYGLNLQQIRRAIFRKCNAHKIIDMRC; this is encoded by the coding sequence ATGGAGAACTCAACCAAAGTCAAGTTCTTTTATCTCTTTGGCTTACAAGAGACATTTATCAACAAATCGGTCTATTTTACCTTGTTTCTTATCACATATCTTCTTATCATCACTGTGAATCTGACTCTGATCATAACAATCATTCAGGAGAAAGGTCTCCATGAGCCCATGTATATCTTTCTGTGTAGTTTGTGTGTCAATGGATTGTATGGAACTGCTGGTTTCTACCCCAAGTTGTTACTGGACCTTCAGTCAGATGTTCAGGTGATATCTTATGGTGGATGTTTCACTCAAGCCTATGTAATATACACATCTGTCATGTGTGAACTTTCTACTCTAACAGTGATGTCTTACGACAGGTATGTGGCAATATGTAGACCACTACTATACCATAACATTGTGACATCTTTAACTATTAGAAAGTTACTCTTATTGTCTTGGTGTTATCCTTTATTTATAGCACTCATAGCAGTTAGTTTAGCCGTCAGAATTCCTTTGTGTGGATCTCGCATTGATAAGATCTTCTGTGACATTCCGTctacactgaaacatgcatgttTACCCATAACCATTAACCAGAATTTGAACAAATTTGTAATAGTGGTTCATGTTTTACAGATACTATTCATTGTATTTTCTTACTGTCAGATTGTAAGGACTTGTATAAAGTCGTCTAAGGGAAGGATTAAGTTCACACAGACATGTGTGCCACATTTATTGACAATGGTTATTTTCATCACAGTGACCCTATTTGACACGTTGCAAGGGTGGAATAGTAGTATAAATATTACGCTCAATATGCGTAATGCAATGGCTATACAATTCCTTGTTATACCACCTGTCTTTAACCCTCTCATATATGGACTTAACCTCCAGCAGATTCGAAGGGCCATTTTTAGAAAGTGTAATGCACATAAAATCATTGATATGAGATGTTAG